Proteins encoded by one window of Mercenaria mercenaria strain notata chromosome 4, MADL_Memer_1, whole genome shotgun sequence:
- the LOC128556603 gene encoding tyrosine-protein phosphatase 10D-like, with protein sequence MQPSKAKVSDDERQIAVKLPLKDLLCNIRNGQLKRWGVVVAQESQATDTSFTGSTAYFNKKVTEKYKSWFQVKDMDPIPPYIATPENWTVQCPTFYSNRGKRATATREHVYTDFIVGEDGKCSGIQNNKYCNGELQPGRSYRVKSFVCTTAGCTETEYSNAISTAPDLTVPMAAGISSALVVIAVVGVVVFVLRRKQLVCFAKDDESLRTHTPVEGIHMDKIEPMKMNSCRIISERHQ encoded by the exons ATGCAGCCAAGTAAGGCCAAGGTTTCGGATGACGAGAGACAAATAGCAGTGAAGCTTCCTTTGAAAGATCTCCTATGCAATATACGCAACGGTCAGCTGAAAAGATGGGGTGTAGTTGTTGCCCAGGAAAGCCAAGCAACAG ACACAAGTTTCACAGGAAGCACAGCGTATTTCAACAAGAAAGTGACAGAGAAGTATAAGAGCTGGTTTCAAGTGAAAGACATGGATCCTATTCCACCTTACATAGCTACACCAGAAAATTGGACAGTGCAGTGTCCCACTTTTTACA GTAACCGAGGAAAACGAGCGACAGCAACGCGTGAGCACGTGTACACAGATTTTATTGTGGGAGAAGACGGCAAGTGTTCCGGcatacaaaataacaaatattgtaATGGAGAATTACAACCAGGACGTAGTTACAG GGTGAAATCATTTGTATGCACAACCGCAGGCTGTACTGAGACAGAATATTCAAATGCAATATCCACGG CTCCAGACCTTACAGTACCGATGGCAGCTGGTATATCATCAGCATTAGTAGTCATAGCCGTTGTTGGTGTCGTTGTTTTCGTTCTGAGAAGGAAACAGCTTGT TTGTTTTGCCAAAGATGACGAAAGTCTGCGTACACATACACCAGTCGAAGGTATCCATATGGACAAAATAGAACCCATGAAAATGAATAGTTGCAG gATTATATCTGAAAGACACcaatga